cttgatcgcgacggtacgacccttgatcgcgacggtacgacccttgagcgcgacggtacgacccttgagcgtgacagtGCGACTCTAAGGTATATGATGGCTTCAAGGACCAGGCCAAAGGGCACATCATTATACCCAAAtgtcgtactggcgtgctcaaggaccataccgctGTACTCAGGTACCGTACCGCTGTGCTTATGGACGGTACCGACCAGCTGAGGtaccgtaccgacgtgctcagggcTCAGTCTCTCGCAAATGATGAGATGAATACACGCAGTGTTCTCTACTGGTCGTGACACATACCTATCTCAATATAGGCACTCATGACACTCACACGCGggcctgttacacacacacacacacacacacacacacacacacacacacacagatacacacacacacacacgtcttattaAAGGCAATGTCTGGTGCTCACAGCTACACCTAATTATACATCTGATTCACGATGGAAAATATCAAGTCCATGATATATGGTAAGGCCATTAACAATGAAAATCTACTATCTAGTCACGTCTACTTCTCTCTCTATATAGTCTACATCTACGTATCACAAAGTATGGACGGAGGTGAGTTGTAGATTAATGAACTATAGGTTTAAATACTGTCAAGACATTTCAGTGGTAATTACAATTATCTTCCCATGAAGACGTTCacctataagaagtattttcttttttttgatcacCATAAATGGGATCAGACACGACAGATATAGGATTGATAAGATCCGCTCATGGGTTCATCAGAGAATGGATCAAAGATTGAGTGGGTATTGTCCATTGGTTGACCCACACCACTGATTAGGGGAATATGGTATGGCCTCTCAAACACGACTGTGCGACACTtagggtataatggcctggtctttgaccttgaCCCTTTACGAGTCAGGTCAAGAGGCCAGTTCGTCGtagtcacgggtcgtaccgtcgtgctcaagggtcgtgccgtctggacacacacatacagaggcagcCGATCAAGGGACACACGTACCACATACATCAGTAGCCATAGCACTTCCGTGTGCCTTACGCTGCCTTCATATCAGTCACAATAAACTCGGGAATGCACCATAAACGTCACGATTctcacaccatcaacatcatccctTGATTGGGCACCATTTCCCCCTTCAGATCTGGAGTTCGGGGTCATCCTCGAGGGAAGGAGATCGTCCTCGGTGCTGCTGACGAAGGCGACGCCGGAGACGATGATGTCAGGAGCGGTACGTAAGGTGGTGAGGTGGCCGCTGCTGGCGAAgacgacgaggaagaggaggaggtggtagtagcCTGCGACATGGTACATGGGGACGTGTTGCACGTCGATTTCAGAGGGGGTCGGGACTGTGGGTCGCACAGGTCATCGGAGAGGGCCACCGCCCCTCCTGAGGCGGTGCAGGCGACCTGCCTCTCGCGCCACCCGCCCCCGCAGTCCGCCGAGCACTTCGTCAGGTTGGTCAGCTTCCAGTGGGAGGCGAAGACCGCCTCAGGGAGGTCGCTTCGTAGGAACAAATACCTGCAAGTATAGGAATGGCAATAAACACCACAAGCTCGTGATTTAAGAGGATAATGAAGAACAGGTGACGTTATCACtcatcaaacaaacaaaaactaatCCATACATAGGTGTCGAACCTTTTAAACATGTTTCTGATCCTCCTGAAGAAGTCCAGAAACCCTCCTGATTTTTGTTTGGGGgtgcgagtggtggtggtggtggtaggcgtggtggttgtggtggtggggattctTGTGATGGGGGTCTGGGCTGCCTTGACCGGTTTGGCTACACATTTGCCGTTGATGCAGAACTgcaaaaggaagaagagaaagacgaCTTGTATGAATATTTCCAGCCACTTGGACGAACTGTAGAGTGTACATCGTCGATACTAATAGATTCGGGCTCTCTGGATTCGAACTTGCTCACTCCTACACCGTTGACCAGCACTCGAACTGAGCAGACGTTCCGGCAACAACAAACCCTTGTTCTTTTACAGCAGGGAATGGCGGAATGGCATGTAAAGTGGTATAACCATCTACTTCTGCCGATTTCCCCTCTTAAACCTCCTATATTGCCGGCACAGCTTTCCCACTCAACATTAAAATACTTTccaaaaaaaagacatttcatcCCAGCAGCCAACAACATTTTTATTATGTACTATAATCATATCTGCTCTCGAGAATAATAAACCATAGAGAACTTAGTCGATAAAGAGAaggtatatattcatgtgtacgtgCAACGAGATTTTGCAGAATAAAGTTACGAGCAGTTTATACTAGGGTCTCCTCAAAAGGAAAACGTTTTCTCTAACCTTACTAACGGCGCAGGTGGTTCCCTCTAGCGCCGGGTGGGTGCGCATAGCATGCGTCGTGTTCTGACACCACAGTTCCCGACACACAGCCTAGCAGAAGATAAATAATTTCCATGTAATTCCTTGAATGCTCTACAAATGTTTTATTTCTTCACTAATAAAATTACTAGCAACCCTAACTAGTAATAAAATTGATTGACATGAAGATCTATATTTGTTATTGCATAACAATCTTGTGGTTGTCATAAATATTATGACTACCGATAATAAGATGACAGAAAATGTACAAAAAATGTTCTGAATCACAGAAAATGTTTAGCTGTAACTTAGGTATTATTGGCAGGGCCCGCGGAGCCTCTTGCTCACAAGACTCACATTGTAAGGGCCTTTGGAGGTGACATAGGGCTTGAAGGTGGACCCCTCAGCGAAGGTGCATTGTTCCTCCTTTGTGTAGCGCTCCCCGGGCAGCAGCTCCTTGTTGAAGTCCAGGTGTCGTGGGCCTTTTACTTGGTCGTCCAGGCAATCCAACGGGTACCCGTAAAAGGAAACGGAGGAGGTCAGTGCCGGTAGTTTTAACAGAGGATTTTCAACGGAGGGAGTTAGTGCGAAGTACTTAacggagggaggtaaatggacaCAGGGAGAAGAGAGGATATGGAGTGTAGGTGTGGGTTGATGTGTGTCCAGGTGTGTGTATGGTTTCAAATCCTGTGTGTGGCAGtgggcctacacccaacccaggtgttcattctttccccctcctctaGACTGATCTACGAACAGGTACTTGTCTTAGCcttacgtgtatgtgtatgtatgtgtacatgaacagaagtatatatatttcgtacatgtatatatacacacaagattaagagacggagcaacacgaatgTGAGGCTTTCCCAATAAACACGAGTCGTATGTACACACAACTGGCGCCAGTATGACAAGGGTAACTCACTGTTCCATGAATTCCTTCAGTTCCTTGTTGGAGCACTTGGACCAGGTCACTTTGCCTGGTCCCGTCGAGGCGGACATGAGGAATTTATCCGTATCACATGTATTCTTGTCAGCCAGGGACCCGTCGTGTGACATTCCCAGGCTGGAAAGGACGTAGAATCCACATATAAGAGGTTGGGGGAGGTAAATAGATACAATATTAAAGAAAGCTAAAAGAACGATGGTTTGGGAAGCATGAAGGCAAATTCATATCAAGGAGAAACGATTAGGCAATAAAAGGGTGTGAAAGGAACTGGGTAATCATGAATATATTACTCACAGTTTGACTCATTAATGTTGTACTCACTTGTGCCCCATTTCGTGTGTGATGACGTAGACGGCCTCGAAGCTGGTGCCTTCGTTAATGGTGCAGGAGTAGATAGGATGACACATGCCAGCCACCCACGCTAGacctacaggaggaggggaagaagaagaagaggaggaggaggaccttctgATTTGGCCAGATAACACCagctgtgtaggaggaggaggaggaggaggagcagaagacaGACCCAGCACCACCTGTGTGACACCCCACACACTATACTACCACCAACCcatcaccctatatatatatacacaccatcaccaacaccgaaCTCAACCACCGCCATCGCTTACCTATGACGGAGTCGTACTTGGGCGACCCGTCCCACAGGTCGAGTCCCGAGAGCATGAGGGCGTGGTCCCACGACTCCCAGCCGTTCACGTTCTCAGGGTCGTCGTTCAACTTGTGCTGCCACGTGCAGAAGTTCCTCAGGTACCTGGAGAGGCGAGGCGAATTACGAACGCGTGCTGTGCCTCACCTGTGGTGTCTCCCACGTGCTGTGCCTTACCTGTGGTGTCTCCCACGTGCTGTGTCTCACCTGTGATGTCTCCCACGTGCTgtgcctcacctgtggcgtcTCCCACGTGCTCTGGTGCCCCACCTATGGCGTCTCCCATGTGCTATGGTGCCTCAACCATAATGCCTCCCAGGTGCTATGTCTCTCCTTAATCTATATTGCCGCCTCCCTGATGGCTATGCCACCTCACCCACGGTGCCTCCCACTTTCTGTGCCACCCGAGCCATAGTGTCTCCCCAGTGTGAGTCTCCAAGGCTCAAGGCTCCCTCACCTCTGGATGTCTCCGTTGGCCTTGGAAGGACCCTTGTCCGAGGACTTGATGATGTCCAGCCTCACTAGTGTGATGAGGAAGTGGACCTCCAAGGTCGGGGCGTTATACAGCAGGTGGACCTGTGTACAGACAGACGGTATGAACAGACAGattagacatagacagacagattagacaaagacagacagattagacatagacagacagattagacatagacagacagatagacatatacagacagatagacatagacagacacCCCCTCGTAGACAGACACCCCCTcgcacagacagatagacatatacaGACTAAGTGATATAGACAGAGACACCCCCCCTCGTACTTAAATTACTTAGACTTACAAAAAATGATGAAGATAGAGTCAATGGTGAACTGGGAATAAGATGAAACTGACAAAAAAATTAAGGTTCTTGCATGTGAATTTTTACAATGTTCTTCGTCATCCAAAGCTGCAGTCGACCAAGGTGTTCAGCCCACACCAAGCCGAAGCACACATACTTTGCAAAGCAAACTTCAGTAAAGTgttgtgtatatgagagagagagagagagagagagagagagagagagagagagagagagagagagagagagagagagagagagaacttgtatACGCAACATATACAACAATCACATGCGTACGTCATAGCTTTCCCTAAATACGCTTCACCACTCTCCCTTGTTTGCCCTCCTCAAACCACCCCCTTCCACGCCAAAGTGTCCAGTAATGAAAAAGGTTCATTCGTGTGTTTCACTCTGAGCTTCGTATTATGTGTCGTttgtcctcaccacacaacagccttACCCCGTTCATGATGGTAAACACCAGGTCCTGGATCGTCTCGACCACCTCCAAGCCCGGGTTTCGATCCTTAATGACGTCATACATGATGTCGTCCACAAAGACGGCCGTCTCGATCTGCTTCACGTCATTGGCCTCTCgcttagtgacgtcatgagaggttCCGTCCCCCTCATTGGCCAGCTCGTCATTGTCGTCATCTCTGTACTCCTTGGATAGCTGGACGAGGAAACGGGGCGCTTTCATTGCCTGCAGGTCTGTAGATTATGAGGGAGAGATAATGGAGTACCGGACgacgaggatgagccgttatagtgatgataagaaAGATTATAACAAAGGCCTTTCAGTGGAGAGATGCTGAATATAGGTCACCACTGAAGAAATGATGCCTTTTTTAACCCAAGTTCAGAAATTATTACCATATCTAAATTATGAATATTAATTTAGAATGTTAATTTATTTTTCACATGTGGTTCATTCTCTCAACAACTGAGTATCACAATAGGAAATGTACCACTGGTGGTACGACTCTCTACTGTACCACTGGAGATACGAGTATCTATTGTACCACTAGAGGTACCACTATCTATTGTACCACTGGAAGTAATACTGTCTACTGTACCACTGGAGGCACCACCATAACTACCGTACCACTGGAGGCACCACCATAACTACTGTACCACTGGAGGTACCACTATCTATCGTGCCACTGAAAGTAATACTGTCTACTGTACCACTGGAGGTACCATCTTAGCTACCGTACCACTAGGGGCACCACCATAACTACCGTACCACTAGAGGCACCACCATAATTACTGTACCACTGGAGGTACCGCTATCTATTGTGCCACTGGAAGTAATACTGTCTACTGTACCACTGGAGGCACCACTATATCTATCGTACCACTAGGGGCACTACCATATCTATCgcaccactaccataactactGCACCACTAGGGGCACCACCATAGGTACTGTATTCCCAGTGGGTACCAGCAGGAGGGGTttacccctcaccacccaccgaACACAGCACACTTGGCGTTCTTCCTCTTGGTGTGGATGACGTGCAGACCGTCTGACGTCACGTCCTCTTCTTCGACGTCGTAGTCGCTCGTCGTCCCTGTCTGGTCGTCCCCCCCAGGCGAGGCCTTACGTCGCCGTCGTCGCCTTCGTCGGATTTCGTTTCGCAGGGGCCTCACCAGGTGGGTGTAGTTGGCGGACTGGATCACGCCCGTCTGGTGGAATATGAGAACATGGGTTCAGTCCCCAGGAGGCATCGAAGCTCGGTCATACCCGTTCTTCAAAAAGGGGGT
This genomic window from Panulirus ornatus isolate Po-2019 chromosome 69, ASM3632096v1, whole genome shotgun sequence contains:
- the LOC139747572 gene encoding A disintegrin and metalloproteinase with thrombospondin motifs 3-like, producing the protein MQMGVALLTATLLLLSQAEGLKVPEARARLSKDDLRFLFGEEEAPPHSLVHIRTRSREKRSSSTLTENPGYLDVIVKDEAEEEVEFELRPNYDLVSPEFLLVVRGEDGVVKERGAARPSCVYYGNAKGRPNTTAALANCDGRGFTGVIQSANYTHLVRPLRNEIRRRRRRRRKASPGGDDQTGTTSDYDVEEEDVTSDGLHVIHTKRKNAKCAVFDLQAMKAPRFLVQLSKEYRDDDNDELANEGDGTSHDVTKREANDVKQIETAVFVDDIMYDVIKDRNPGLEVVETIQDLVFTIMNGVHLLYNAPTLEVHFLITLVRLDIIKSSDKGPSKANGDIQRYLRNFCTWQHKLNDDPENVNGWESWDHALMLSGLDLWDGSPKYDSVIGLAWVAGMCHPIYSCTINEGTSFEAVYVITHEMGHNLGMSHDGSLADKNTCDTDKFLMSASTGPGKVTWSKCSNKELKEFMEQYPLDCLDDQVKGPRHLDFNKELLPGERYTKEEQCTFAEGSTFKPYVTSKGPYNAVCRELWCQNTTHAMRTHPALEGTTCAVSKFCINGKCVAKPVKAAQTPITRIPTTTTTTPTTTTTTRTPKQKSGGFLDFFRRIRNMFKRYLFLRSDLPEAVFASHWKLTNLTKCSADCGGGWRERQVACTASGGAVALSDDLCDPQSRPPLKSTCNTSPCTMSQATTTSSSSSSSSPAAATSPPYVPLLTSSSPASPSSAAPRTISFPRG